A single window of Nasonia vitripennis strain AsymCx chromosome 4, Nvit_psr_1.1, whole genome shotgun sequence DNA harbors:
- the LOC100122238 gene encoding multidrug resistance-associated protein 4-like isoform X6 encodes MFGWERLFEKSIYSFRRREIKMFKKLHNIRGLTFAITTFGYRLTTFSTIFLYTFQYGTISPLSILLLVCYLVNLRQTLAQFFSAGLTQMATVNVSMKRIEDFLLLDEISSNVKRIKTADSDIKLTNVTVLPSKGDPIKEKSLHFDVNFVANKLHIVIGPVGAGKSTLLQVILDEAQPETGKVIVNGRISYASQDPWLFAASIKENIIFGEKYDEDKYRTVTQVCALMEDFRQLPYGDKSLVGERGSNLSGGQCARVSLARAVYRDADIYLLDDPVSAVDAHVANHIFKECINGYLKNKTRILVTNNFQFLREADEIVFLDDGKVEFKGTFVDFDKNEKYYSYLPRNRGSEKSAANEKDSTKNESERLNDPSDSQKDKNNVDQGPKETDELLAKGHVKRSIYLRFIRQSGSYMMLFFVVLGLVAAVCSTSAFDYWQIAWTNNKKKSFENIEDMNAAGNTAIVENSLSFMNFSYIVTSLSICGGLLITVVITNILKNLLCFRVTLSACERLHNSMFGSLMKTPLTFFQTNTAGLILNRFSKDTGAIDEMLVVALFNVLNELANCTAVLLPVLIVNWWNTFPSLIAMYLCYKVFKFHIPAMLAIKRLEAKAKSPVLSLAVSSLSGLSTIRSAGSQGLVSEIFDDNQDHHTAAHYLTVVANQSLSIWLDMTIFSLWAVVAYSSILLKNNNLFVANVGLALVQLRSIAMMLQYGFRQMAIAVNEMIGVERMFQFVDLEQEPDAEVDPPIKPSNDWPTRGEVVFDKLYLRYSQDAEPVLKNLSFKIEPGMKVGIVGRTGAGKSSLISAIFRFVKFDGTLLIDGIDTKKISYCYLRNRISVIPQEPVLFAASLRDNLDPKREFDDASLWSALENVELNKTFDSLGKVIDKGGKSLSTGQRQLLCLARAIVKRNRILILDEATANVDPATDELIQKTIRTVFKDCTVLTIAHRLNTIMDSDKVLVMSYGEVVEFDHPYVLLKQNDGHFSEMLQQVDGDTSQHLKAISEQAFNNSSIIYDQHLADGK; translated from the exons ATGTTTGGTTGGGaaagattgtttgaaaaatctatttattCGTTCAGAAG acgtgaaataaaaatgtttaaaaagcTACACAACATCCGAGGTCTAACTTTCGCTATAACTACTTTTGGTTATCGGCTTACCACCTTCTCGACGATTTTTCTTTACACGTTTCAATACGGTACAATATCACCTCTTTCAATATTACTGTTAGTTTGCTACTTGGTTAATCTACGACAGACATTGGCCCAATTCTTTTCTGCTGGCCTTACTCAAATGGCAACCGTTAATGTTTCAATGAAACGTATCGAG gattttttaCTGTTGGATGAAATTTCATCAAATGTTAAGAGAATTAAAACGGCTGATTCAGACATAAAACTGACTAATGTAACAGTACTTCCTTCAAAGGGAGATCCCATTAAAGAAAAATCGTTGCACTTTGATGTCAATTTTGTCGCTAACAAACTGCATATTGTTATCGGACCTGTTGGAGCTGGAAAG AGTACACTGCTCCAAGTAATTTTGGATGAAGCGCAACCAGAAACCGGCAAAGTCATTGTTAACGGACGGATTTCCTATGCGAGCCAGGATCCATGGCTTTTCGCAGCTTCGATAAAAGAGAACATAATTTTTGGCGAGAAATATGACGAAGACAAATACAGGACAGTGACGCAGGTTTGTGCCCTAATGGAGGACTTTCGTCAGCTGCCTTACGGCGACAAATCTCTGGTCGGAGAGAGAGGCTCGAATCTCAGCGGCGGACAGTGCGCCAGAGTCAGTCTGGCAAG GGCAGTTTACAGAGATGCCGATATTTATTTACTCGACGATCCTGTCTCTGCGGTTGACGCACACGTAGCAAACCATATTTTTAAAGAATGCATCAACGGctatttgaaaaacaaaacacGAATTTTAGTTACGAACAATTTTCAGTTTCTAAGAGAGGCGGATGAGATCGTTTTCCTCGACGAT GGGAAAGTCGAGTTCAAAGGCACTTTTGTAGATTTcgataaaaacgaaaaatactATAGTTATTTGCCTAGGAATAGAGGATCGGAGAAATCGGCAGCAAATGAGAAAGACAGTACAAAAAATGAAAGTGAGAGATTGAACGATCCTTCAGATTCTCAAAAAGACAAGAATAATGTAGATCAAGGACCCAAAGAAACGGATGAACTATTGGCCAAAGGACATGTAAAAAGATCGATATATCTAAGATTTATTCGGCAAAGTGGTTCTTATATGATGCTATTTTTCGTAGTCCTTGGCCTCGTAGCAGCTGTATGCTCTACTTCTGCCTTTGATTACTGGCAGATTGCTTG gactaacaataaaaagaaaagttttgAAAACATTGAGGATATGAACGCAGCTGGAAATACGGCAATCGTTGAAAATAGTTTATCATTCATGAACTTTTCGTATATAGTAACATCGTTGTCCATATGTGGAGGATTGTTAATTACAGTTGTCATTACAAATATTCTGAAAAATCTGTTGTGTTTTCGAGTGACTTTAAGCGCTTGTGAAAGGCTACATAATAGCATGTTTGGAAGTTTGATGAAAACACCCCTGACATTCTTTCAGACTAATACTGCTG GACTTATTCTAAATCGGTTTTCCAAAGATACCGGAGCAATTGATGAAATGCTAGTAGTTGCATTATTTAATGTTCTGAACGAACTAGCAAATTGTACTGCAGTTCTTTTGCCAGTTTTAATAGTAAACTGGTGGAACACTTTTCCATCTCTAATTGCAATGTATTTATGCTACAAagtatttaaatttcatattcCAGCAATGCTAGCTATAAAAAGACTGGAAGCCAAAG CTAAAAGTCCAGTCCTGTCTCTGGCAGTTTCTTCGCTTTCTGGATTATCGACCATCCGATCAGCTGGATCTCAAGGTTTAGTCAGTGAAATCTTTGATGACAATCAGGATCATCATACCGCTGCACATTACCTAACCGTTGTAGCAAATCAAAGTTTGTCCATTTGGCTGGATATGACGATATTTTCTCTCTGGGCTGTCGTTGCCTACAGTAGCATTCTcctgaaaaataataacttattTGTAGCCAACGTGGGGTTGGCACTCGTTCAGCTCCGTAGCATTGCTATGATGCTACAATATGGATTTAGGCAAATGGCTATAGCTGTGAACGAGATGATTGGTGTAGAGAGAATGTTCCAGTTCGTAGACTTGGAGCAGGAGCCTGACGCAGAGGTAGATCCCCCGATAAAGCCAAGTAACGATTGGCCAACAAGAGGTGAAGTTGTATTCGATAAGCTTTATTTGAGATACTCTCAGGACGCGGAACCGGTTCTGAAAAATCTGAGCTTCAAAATTGAACCAGGAATGAAG GTAGGAATAGTAGGGCGTACAGGCGCTGGAAAATCTTCATTGATATCGGCAATTTTTCGCTTCGTCAAGTTTGACGGGACATTGTTGATCGACGGCATcgataccaaaaaaataagttattgCTATCTACGAAATCGCATTTCTGTAATTCCTCAAGAGCCTGTTCTGTTCGCTGCATCATTGAGAGACAATTTAGATCCGAAGCGTGAGTTCGACGACGCCTCGCTTTGGTCAGCTCTGGAGAACGTCGAGCTCAACAAAACGTTCGATTCCTTAGGTAAGGTCATCGACAAAGGTGGCAAGAGTTTGAGCACCGGTCAACGTCAGCTGCTCTGTTTGGCCCGAGCCATTGTCAAGAGGAACAGGATTCTGATTCTAGACGAAGCCACTGCCAATGTCGATCCTGCTACTGACGAACTGATTCAGAAGACGATCAGGACTGTCTTCAAAGATTGCACTGTGTTGACCATTGCACACAGACTGAATACGATAATGGACAGTGATAAGGTACTGGTGATGAGTTACGGCGAGGTTGTGGAGTTCGATCATCCGTACGTTCTGCTGAAGCAGAACGACGGACACTTTTCTGAGATGTTACAGCAGGTTGACGGCGACACATCTCAGCATCTCAAAGCGATTTCAGAGCAG GCATTCAATAACAGCTCTATTATCTATGATCAACATCTTGCAGACGgcaagtaa